The Paraburkholderia sp. FT54 genome includes a region encoding these proteins:
- a CDS encoding glycosyltransferase, whose product MKKICLSMIVKNEAPVIERCLASVKPWIDHWAIVDTGSSDGTQDIIRHCMAGIPGTLHERVWRDFAHNRNEALILAKPHGDYLFFIDADETLQMDAGFAWPPLEADGYQVRCQLDEWQYLRNALVAAHQPWRWEGVLHEYLTQAPPHAWQALPGATIVVSRDGARARDTNTYLRDIEVLERAVRNEPDNPRYRFYLAQSYRDAGRLEDSIRVYRERCEMAGWDEERWFALFQIASLTELSGANPDEVREAYLAAYQARPHRAEPLSRLAAYHRLRGEFALAHLFAQQAAAIARPADTLFVDESVYAWRALDELVVSAYYVGAIEQGRVALQRLLREQKFPQEHRQRIEGNRQYFGL is encoded by the coding sequence ATGAAGAAAATCTGCCTGAGCATGATTGTGAAGAACGAGGCGCCAGTCATTGAGAGATGTCTCGCAAGCGTCAAGCCATGGATCGATCATTGGGCAATCGTCGACACAGGCTCCTCAGACGGTACGCAAGACATCATTCGGCACTGTATGGCGGGCATTCCGGGGACATTGCATGAGCGAGTCTGGCGAGACTTCGCGCACAACCGCAATGAAGCGCTGATACTCGCCAAACCGCACGGCGACTATCTATTCTTCATCGACGCGGACGAAACGCTGCAGATGGATGCAGGCTTCGCATGGCCGCCGCTCGAAGCGGACGGCTACCAGGTCCGCTGCCAGCTCGACGAATGGCAATATCTGCGCAATGCACTTGTCGCGGCGCATCAACCCTGGCGCTGGGAAGGCGTCTTGCACGAGTACCTGACGCAGGCGCCGCCTCATGCCTGGCAGGCTCTGCCAGGCGCGACGATTGTCGTGTCTCGCGACGGCGCGCGTGCTCGTGACACCAACACCTATCTGCGCGACATCGAAGTGCTGGAAAGAGCGGTACGCAACGAACCTGATAACCCCCGCTATCGGTTTTACCTTGCTCAAAGCTACCGGGATGCCGGTCGGTTGGAGGATAGCATTCGCGTGTACCGCGAACGGTGTGAGATGGCAGGATGGGATGAAGAGCGCTGGTTCGCGCTCTTCCAGATCGCATCTCTCACCGAACTCAGCGGGGCTAATCCAGACGAAGTGCGCGAAGCGTATCTCGCGGCTTATCAGGCCCGTCCGCATCGCGCTGAGCCACTCAGCCGACTCGCGGCGTATCACCGGCTGCGCGGTGAGTTCGCGTTGGCGCATCTGTTCGCACAACAGGCGGCTGCGATCGCGCGTCCCGCGGACACGCTGTTCGTCGACGAATCGGTCTATGCCTGGCGGGCTCTGGACGAGCTCGTGGTGAGCGCGTATTACGTCGGCGCTATCGAGCAGGGGCGGGTCGCGCTGCAGCGGCTCCTGCGCGAACAGAAATTCCCGCAGGAGCATCGTCAACGCATCGAGGGGAACCGACAATATTTCGGGCTGTAG